One genomic segment of Aliarcobacter cibarius includes these proteins:
- a CDS encoding heat-shock regulator, which translates to MIDKKEFLLQSIIKAYIEHLEPIGSTQLKSMYDLEYSAATIRGYFKKLGEEGFLAQEHISSGRTPTNEALKQYWIGKLNFKLSGINIKALEYLANKIGLTVFLKKEKSEILQNLINVENKYIILEFSSFAVNIKFSSALYRFLNDLKQTSLEDILKVSKDVGAYELYSAINQTLQNSDFDIFNYKEFLNLALNYDFDEFTINRFLKGNIMDELKEGLYFDGFLPENYIGICKFCKINNEDVKMFIIGELSKDYEYFLEQITNF; encoded by the coding sequence ATGATAGATAAAAAAGAGTTTTTATTACAATCTATTATTAAAGCATACATTGAACATCTTGAGCCAATTGGTTCAACGCAATTAAAGTCTATGTATGATTTAGAGTACTCAGCTGCAACAATCAGAGGTTATTTTAAAAAGTTAGGAGAAGAGGGTTTTTTAGCTCAAGAGCATATAAGTAGTGGAAGAACTCCTACAAATGAAGCTTTAAAACAGTATTGGATAGGAAAGTTAAATTTTAAACTATCTGGTATAAATATTAAAGCTTTAGAATATTTAGCTAATAAAATTGGATTAACGGTCTTTTTAAAAAAAGAGAAAAGTGAAATTTTACAAAACTTGATAAACGTTGAGAATAAATATATAATTTTAGAGTTTTCTAGTTTTGCTGTTAATATAAAATTTAGTTCAGCTTTATACAGATTTTTGAATGATTTGAAGCAAACTTCTTTAGAAGATATTTTAAAGGTCTCAAAAGATGTTGGAGCTTATGAACTTTATAGTGCTATAAATCAAACATTACAAAACAGTGATTTTGATATATTCAATTATAAAGAGTTTTTGAATCTTGCTTTAAACTATGATTTTGATGAGTTTACAATAAATAGATTTTTAAAAGGTAATATTATGGATGAGCTAAAAGAAGGTTTGTACTTTGATGGCTTTTTACCAGAGAACTATATTGGAATATGTAAATTTTGCAAAATCAATAATGAAGATGTAAAGATGTTTATTATTGGTGAGTTATCAAAAGATTATGAATACTTTCTTGAACAAATTACAAATTTTTAG
- the grpE gene encoding nucleotide exchange factor GrpE, whose protein sequence is MSENIKEEVITEEIENNKECCNEEKCCEATKEESLEDVIVRLEEELRQSEEKFLRVHADFENIKKRLEREKYQAIDYASEKFAKDLLTPLDTLEMALKSASVNMSADELLPKLKEGIELTIKSFITTFEKHNITKVDTDGEFDPNVHNAVMQVDSSDHETGQIVSELQKGYMLKDRLLRPSMVSIAN, encoded by the coding sequence ATGAGCGAAAATATTAAAGAAGAAGTTATAACTGAAGAGATTGAAAATAATAAAGAGTGTTGCAATGAAGAAAAATGTTGTGAAGCAACAAAAGAAGAGAGCTTAGAAGATGTTATTGTTAGGCTTGAAGAAGAATTAAGACAAAGTGAAGAGAAATTTTTAAGAGTTCATGCAGATTTTGAGAATATTAAAAAAAGATTAGAGAGAGAAAAATATCAAGCGATAGATTATGCAAGTGAAAAGTTTGCAAAAGATTTATTAACACCTCTTGATACTTTAGAAATGGCATTAAAATCAGCTAGTGTTAATATGAGTGCAGATGAGCTTTTACCAAAGTTAAAAGAAGGAATAGAGCTTACTATTAAAAGTTTTATCACAACTTTCGAAAAACACAATATTACAAAAGTTGATACAGATGGGGAGTTTGATCCAAATGTGCACAATGCGGTTATGCAAGTAGATAGTTCAGATCATGAAACAGGTCAAATTGTAAGTGAATTACAAAAAGGTTATATGTTAAAAGATAGGTTATTAAGACCTTCAATGGTTAGTATCGCTAACTAA
- the dnaK gene encoding molecular chaperone DnaK, which yields MSKVIGIDLGTTNSCVAVYENGEAKIIPNKEGKNTTPSIVAFTDKGEILVGDPAKRQAITNPEKTIYSIKRIMGLMMNEPNAKAAQSKVGYKIVDRSGAAAVEIGGKVYTPQEISAKILGKLKADAEEYLGAKVTDAVITVPAYFNDAQRKATQEAGTIAGLNVLRIINEPTAASLAYGLDKKGEEKVLVYDLGGGTFDVTVLEIGDGTFEVLSTDGNAFLGGDDFDNRIIDWLAKEFKDENGFDVKNDKMALQRLKDAAENAKKELSSAESTEINLPFISMGQAGPVHLVKSLTRAKFESMTEDLIDETLSHIKVALKEAGLAKGDIDEVIMVGGSTRLPKANQVVKEFFGKDLNKGVNPDEVVAAGAAVQAGVLRGDVKDVLLLDVTPLSLGIETLGGVMTKLIEKGTTIPVKKSQVFSTADDNQPAVSIHVCQGEREFAKDNKSLGMFELSDIPAAPRGVPQIEVTFDIDANGVLNVSAKDKGTGKENKITISGSSGLSDDEIAKMVAEAEANKETDAKKKALIETRNQADAMLHSTRKTLEENENAISEDEKKAIIDAAADLEELLKDDNATKEQIEEKLKVLTEKSHKLAEAMYKKEGEQGAGAANQKAKKDDDDVIDAEVE from the coding sequence ATGAGTAAAGTTATAGGTATAGATTTAGGAACAACAAACTCTTGTGTTGCAGTTTATGAAAATGGTGAAGCAAAAATTATCCCAAATAAAGAAGGGAAAAATACAACTCCATCAATAGTTGCATTTACAGATAAAGGTGAAATTTTAGTTGGAGATCCAGCAAAAAGACAAGCTATTACAAACCCTGAAAAAACAATTTATTCTATTAAAAGAATTATGGGTCTAATGATGAATGAGCCAAATGCTAAAGCTGCTCAAAGTAAAGTAGGGTATAAAATTGTTGATAGAAGTGGAGCTGCTGCAGTTGAAATCGGTGGAAAAGTTTATACTCCACAAGAAATTTCTGCAAAAATTTTAGGAAAATTAAAAGCTGATGCGGAAGAGTATTTAGGAGCAAAAGTTACAGATGCTGTTATTACAGTTCCTGCATACTTTAATGATGCACAAAGAAAAGCTACTCAAGAAGCTGGAACAATTGCTGGGTTAAATGTATTAAGAATTATTAACGAGCCAACTGCTGCTTCATTAGCGTATGGACTTGATAAAAAAGGTGAGGAAAAAGTTTTAGTTTATGATTTAGGTGGAGGAACTTTTGACGTTACTGTTTTAGAAATTGGTGATGGAACTTTTGAAGTTTTAAGTACGGATGGAAATGCTTTCTTAGGTGGAGATGACTTTGATAATAGAATTATTGATTGGTTAGCAAAAGAGTTCAAAGATGAAAATGGATTTGATGTTAAAAATGACAAAATGGCACTTCAAAGATTAAAAGATGCTGCTGAAAATGCTAAGAAAGAGTTGTCTTCTGCTGAATCAACAGAGATTAACTTACCATTTATCTCTATGGGACAAGCAGGACCAGTTCACCTAGTAAAATCTTTAACAAGAGCAAAATTTGAGTCAATGACTGAAGATTTAATTGATGAAACATTAAGTCATATTAAAGTTGCTTTAAAAGAAGCTGGACTCGCAAAAGGTGATATTGATGAAGTTATTATGGTTGGTGGAAGTACAAGATTACCAAAAGCAAACCAAGTAGTTAAAGAGTTCTTTGGAAAAGATTTAAATAAAGGTGTAAATCCAGATGAAGTTGTTGCTGCTGGAGCCGCTGTTCAAGCTGGAGTTTTAAGAGGAGATGTTAAAGATGTTCTTTTATTGGACGTTACTCCATTATCTTTAGGAATTGAAACTTTAGGTGGAGTTATGACTAAACTTATTGAAAAAGGAACAACAATTCCAGTTAAAAAATCTCAAGTATTCTCTACAGCAGATGATAATCAACCAGCTGTATCTATTCATGTATGTCAAGGAGAAAGAGAATTTGCAAAAGATAATAAATCTTTAGGTATGTTTGAACTTTCAGATATTCCAGCAGCTCCAAGAGGTGTTCCTCAAATTGAAGTAACATTTGATATTGATGCAAATGGTGTATTAAATGTAAGTGCAAAAGATAAAGGAACAGGGAAAGAGAACAAAATTACAATCTCTGGAAGTTCTGGATTAAGTGATGATGAAATTGCAAAAATGGTTGCTGAAGCAGAAGCAAATAAAGAAACTGATGCTAAGAAAAAAGCTTTAATCGAAACAAGAAATCAAGCTGATGCTATGTTACATAGTACAAGAAAAACATTAGAAGAAAATGAAAATGCAATTTCTGAAGATGAGAAAAAAGCTATTATTGATGCAGCAGCAGATTTAGAAGAATTATTAAAAGATGATAATGCAACAAAAGAGCAAATTGAAGAAAAACTAAAAGTTTTAACTGAAAAATCTCACAAATTAGCTGAAGCTATGTATAAAAAAGAGGGTGAGCAAGGAGCTGGTGCAGCAAATCAAAAAGCAAAAAAAGATGACGATGACGTTATTGATGCAGAGGTAGAGTAA
- the mltA gene encoding murein transglycosylase A: protein MKNLILIILAIFLATGCSKKQEQIPQAPIVEKDKEVVIEEQNENLENGMQKVSFLEIDGFFDDDLNHALEVFKKDCKKSKKYDEFRNVCKKAEFEKDGRKFFMLNFEPYKLFDSKAKDEGTITGYYEPLLYGSLKKSARYKYPIYKTPKNLIITDRLNSNGSKRGKIVKNKIVPYDTREQIEKNPKNKNLEPIAYVDDKFDLFFLHIQGSGKIKLDTGEIINVGYAEQNGWPYLSIGSYLIEKNYITKDEMSVQAMKDFFKANPKIMDEVFNSNPSYIFFRVSPNGATGALNTVLTAKRNLAVDRSYIPLGMPVFLSTKNPVTKEPLNQLMVAADVGGAIKGEIRADFFWGFGDDAFHYAGRMKEKGKMYILKPKY from the coding sequence ATGAAAAATTTGATACTTATAATTTTAGCTATATTTTTAGCAACTGGTTGTTCAAAAAAACAAGAACAAATTCCTCAAGCACCTATAGTAGAAAAAGATAAAGAAGTTGTAATCGAAGAACAAAATGAAAATTTAGAAAATGGAATGCAGAAAGTATCGTTTTTAGAAATTGATGGTTTTTTTGATGATGATTTAAATCATGCTTTAGAAGTTTTTAAGAAAGATTGTAAAAAATCAAAAAAATATGATGAATTCAGAAATGTTTGTAAGAAAGCAGAATTTGAAAAAGATGGAAGAAAATTTTTTATGTTAAATTTTGAACCATATAAACTTTTTGATAGTAAAGCTAAAGATGAAGGAACAATTACAGGTTATTATGAGCCATTATTATATGGTAGCTTGAAAAAAAGTGCTAGATACAAATATCCTATTTATAAAACACCTAAAAATTTAATAATTACAGATAGACTAAATTCAAATGGAAGCAAAAGAGGAAAAATTGTAAAAAACAAAATTGTTCCTTATGATACAAGAGAACAAATAGAAAAGAATCCAAAAAATAAAAATTTAGAGCCAATTGCTTATGTTGATGATAAATTTGATTTATTCTTTTTGCATATACAAGGTAGTGGGAAAATAAAACTTGATACAGGTGAAATTATAAATGTGGGATATGCAGAACAAAATGGTTGGCCATATCTTAGTATAGGTTCATATTTAATAGAAAAAAATTATATTACAAAAGACGAGATGAGTGTTCAAGCAATGAAGGATTTTTTTAAAGCTAATCCTAAAATAATGGATGAAGTTTTTAACTCAAATCCTAGTTATATATTTTTTAGAGTTTCACCAAATGGTGCAACAGGAGCTTTAAATACAGTTTTAACTGCTAAAAGAAATTTAGCTGTTGATAGAAGTTATATTCCTTTAGGGATGCCAGTATTCTTAAGTACAAAAAATCCTGTTACAAAAGAACCTTTAAATCAATTAATGGTTGCAGCTGATGTCGGTGGGGCTATAAAAGGTGAGATTAGAGCGGATTTTTTCTGGGGATTTGGAGATGATGCCTTTCATTATGCTGGAAGAATGAAAGAAAAAGGCAAAATGTATATATTAAAGCCTAAATATTAA
- a CDS encoding phosphatidylserine decarboxylase codes for MHITNLLSQYFGKFAKRRFPSFIQKIINSSYVKLMKLDMTEFKNAKHYKTLNELFTRELLINREIDSSPNIFISPTDSLITECGKLKKDIALQIKGMSYSVEELLTYYCSSNFNKLEDGEFMNFYLSPKDYHRYHAPIDFRLKKLIHVPGKLYPVNLKYLNKEFELFVQNERVILECEAEGKLFYMVFVGALNVGQMVFEFEKSVETNCDTKEIKVYNYENIEISKAECLGYFKMGSTVVMLWEKDFVELENLLNKNVRFGQKISNIR; via the coding sequence ATGCATATAACAAATCTTCTATCACAATACTTTGGTAAATTTGCAAAGAGAAGGTTTCCATCTTTTATTCAAAAAATTATAAATTCAAGTTATGTAAAGCTTATGAAGCTTGATATGACAGAGTTTAAAAACGCGAAACATTATAAAACTTTAAATGAACTTTTTACAAGAGAGTTACTTATAAATAGAGAAATTGATAGTTCACCAAATATTTTTATATCACCAACAGATAGTTTAATTACAGAATGTGGAAAATTAAAAAAAGATATAGCTTTACAAATTAAAGGTATGTCTTATAGTGTTGAAGAACTTTTAACTTATTATTGTAGTTCAAATTTTAATAAATTAGAAGATGGTGAGTTTATGAATTTTTATCTATCTCCAAAAGATTATCATAGATATCATGCCCCAATAGATTTTAGATTGAAAAAGTTGATTCATGTTCCAGGAAAACTTTATCCTGTAAATTTAAAATATTTAAATAAAGAATTTGAACTTTTTGTACAAAATGAGAGAGTTATTTTAGAGTGTGAAGCTGAAGGTAAGTTGTTTTATATGGTTTTTGTAGGTGCGTTAAATGTAGGTCAAATGGTATTTGAATTTGAAAAATCTGTTGAAACAAATTGTGATACAAAAGAGATTAAAGTTTATAATTATGAAAATATTGAGATATCAAAAGCTGAGTGTTTAGGATACTTTAAAATGGGTTCTACTGTAGTTATGCTTTGGGAAAAAGATTTTGTAGAATTAGAAAATCTTTTAAATAAAAATGTTAGGTTTGGTCAAAAAATTTCAAATATAAGATAG
- a CDS encoding EAL domain-containing protein, with product MNTKLFFKIAWLLVVSLLFYIIFVIFFLSPKINDYLSNIELEISKVQFEKIAQAINIESKKYEDENQLIEQVKLIVSSLTLGKAGYIFIFDANGKVIFDPSGEFASKSLEDVIIPGVGKKYLYEEMKAHALAKEALEYEWNRIYDPYNYTYKKISWIVHNDKFNWYIASNVYKENFHNFTEGVNSLILNISILLFMVLTLIGIFITVKIVSPINKMLMEVNKINVVSNLDKTDKTTKSKDEIVYLSKQFNTLVDEVETNRKNIEIQERVFKDRLYIDSLTGIKNRVALEDDIKECEFVSIVLIDIDSFADINELYGFKVGDLVLIETAKILNNFSEKFGVTAYRLYGNVFALVNTTMMNFSKYDEFINESLKVFKENALFIEEENLELYINVTLGISIAQEEPIKTATIALNRAKKSSKRFFVYNTEIDTKESIKNSIHWREKIKEAINNDCVVPFFQPIYNTENQIIKYEALMRIKDFDIHGKEIYHLPYLFLDTAFKTKQYISLANQMLGKIIDLLPTTQKYISFNISFEDIMNNDFIDMLDKYIDKLDIENKAKLVFEILESNSIGEYQILDDFVSKYRKQGIKIAIDDFGTGYSNFAHILKIRPDFIKIDGSLIKNITTDKNSSEMVKSIIDFSKALNIKITAEFVHNAEVYKRLLDLKVDEFQGFYLGRPEATIE from the coding sequence ATGAATACAAAACTTTTTTTCAAAATTGCATGGTTACTTGTTGTCAGTTTATTATTTTATATCATATTTGTAATTTTCTTTTTATCTCCAAAAATAAATGATTATTTATCTAATATAGAGTTAGAAATATCAAAAGTACAATTTGAAAAAATTGCACAGGCAATAAATATTGAATCAAAAAAATATGAAGATGAAAATCAGTTAATTGAGCAAGTGAAATTAATAGTTTCTAGTTTAACATTAGGGAAAGCTGGTTATATTTTTATTTTTGATGCAAATGGAAAAGTTATTTTTGATCCAAGTGGAGAGTTTGCTTCTAAATCTTTAGAAGATGTAATAATTCCAGGGGTTGGCAAAAAGTATCTTTATGAAGAGATGAAAGCTCATGCTCTTGCTAAAGAGGCTTTAGAATACGAGTGGAATAGAATTTATGACCCGTATAATTATACTTATAAAAAAATATCATGGATTGTTCATAATGATAAATTTAATTGGTATATAGCTTCTAATGTATATAAAGAGAATTTTCATAATTTTACTGAAGGTGTTAATTCTTTAATTTTAAATATTTCAATTCTTCTTTTCATGGTTTTAACTTTAATTGGAATATTTATTACAGTTAAAATAGTTTCACCTATTAATAAAATGTTGATGGAAGTAAATAAAATAAATGTTGTATCAAATTTAGATAAAACTGATAAAACAACTAAATCAAAAGATGAAATAGTTTATCTTTCTAAGCAGTTCAATACTTTGGTTGATGAAGTTGAAACAAATAGAAAAAATATTGAGATTCAAGAAAGAGTTTTTAAAGATAGACTTTACATAGATTCTTTAACTGGAATTAAAAATAGGGTAGCCTTAGAAGATGATATAAAAGAGTGTGAATTTGTATCTATTGTTTTAATAGATATAGACTCTTTTGCAGATATAAATGAACTTTATGGATTTAAAGTAGGAGATTTAGTATTAATTGAGACAGCAAAAATTTTGAATAATTTCTCAGAAAAATTTGGTGTAACTGCATACAGATTGTATGGAAATGTTTTTGCACTTGTAAATACTACAATGATGAATTTTTCTAAGTATGATGAGTTTATTAATGAAAGTTTAAAAGTATTTAAAGAGAATGCTTTATTTATTGAGGAAGAGAATTTAGAACTTTATATAAATGTTACATTAGGTATATCTATTGCTCAAGAAGAACCAATAAAAACTGCAACAATTGCACTAAATAGAGCAAAAAAATCTAGTAAAAGATTTTTTGTATATAACACAGAAATTGATACAAAAGAGTCAATTAAAAATTCTATTCATTGGAGAGAGAAAATAAAAGAGGCTATCAACAATGATTGTGTAGTACCATTTTTTCAACCAATATATAATACAGAAAATCAAATTATTAAGTATGAAGCATTAATGAGAATAAAAGATTTTGATATACATGGAAAAGAGATTTACCATTTACCATATCTATTTTTAGATACAGCATTTAAAACAAAACAGTATATATCACTTGCTAATCAAATGTTGGGAAAAATAATAGATCTTTTACCAACTACGCAAAAATATATATCATTTAATATAAGTTTTGAAGATATTATGAATAATGATTTTATAGATATGTTAGATAAGTATATTGATAAATTAGATATTGAAAATAAAGCTAAATTAGTATTTGAAATTTTAGAAAGTAATTCTATAGGTGAATATCAAATTTTAGATGATTTTGTTAGTAAATACAGAAAACAGGGAATTAAAATAGCTATTGATGATTTCGGAACAGGATACTCAAATTTTGCACATATTTTAAAAATTAGACCTGATTTTATAAAAATTGATGGTTCCTTAATTAAAAATATTACAACAGATAAAAACTCAAGTGAAATGGTTAAATCTATAATAGATTTTTCTAAAGCTTTAAACATAAAAATTACAGCAGAGTTTGTTCATAATGCAGAAGTTTATAAGAGATTATTGGATTTAAAAGTTGATGAATTCCAAGGTTTTTATTTAGGAAGACCTGAAGCAACTATTGAATAA
- a CDS encoding ATP-dependent zinc protease family protein, whose protein sequence is MSQLSIIGRIEPISILDLELFDLDAKIDTGAYSNSLHCDDITVEDGFVTFRLLDKVHPSYHNKKIKIPLYQEKRVKSSNGIIQKRAFIQVNVKFANKIYKTVISLTSRADMKYPMLIGRKFLKNRFLVDVSKKNLSK, encoded by the coding sequence ATGTCACAACTGTCTATAATAGGAAGAATTGAACCTATTTCAATTTTAGATTTAGAACTTTTTGATTTAGATGCAAAAATTGATACAGGTGCTTATTCAAATTCTCTACATTGTGATGATATAACTGTTGAAGATGGTTTTGTAACTTTTAGACTTTTGGATAAAGTACATCCTTCGTATCATAATAAAAAAATAAAAATCCCACTTTATCAAGAAAAAAGAGTAAAGAGTTCAAATGGAATAATTCAAAAAAGGGCCTTTATTCAAGTAAATGTAAAATTTGCAAATAAAATTTATAAAACTGTTATTTCATTGACATCAAGAGCTGATATGAAGTACCCTATGTTAATAGGAAGAAAATTTCTAAAAAATCGTTTTTTAGTCGATGTTTCAAAAAAGAATTTATCTAAATAG
- the rimK gene encoding 30S ribosomal protein S6--L-glutamate ligase, with protein MLVYILSRNEELYSTKRLYEEANNKGWEVRVIDYLKCTIEIMKNELVVNYEGEILKVPDAIIPRIGASRTFFGAAMVRHFEMQNVFSTTGNLALTRSRDKLRSLQVLSKNGVDLPRTVFASNKSNAKDVIALSGGTPLILKILEGTQGVGVVLVDSKKAAKSVLDAFYGMDVNLLVQEYIEEAGGSDIRVFVVDGEVVAAMKRQGAEGDFRSNLHQGGNATIYKLNRKEKVTAIAAAKAMGLGVCGVDMIISKRGPLVMEVNSSPGLEGIEKSTNINVAAKIMDYIEKNIKPSDSTSTVKRKIKKDTIGA; from the coding sequence ATGTTAGTTTATATTTTATCAAGAAATGAAGAGTTATATTCTACAAAAAGATTGTATGAGGAAGCGAATAATAAAGGTTGGGAAGTAAGAGTTATTGATTATTTGAAATGTACAATAGAGATAATGAAAAATGAGTTAGTTGTAAACTATGAAGGAGAGATACTAAAAGTTCCAGATGCAATAATTCCAAGAATAGGTGCAAGTAGAACATTTTTTGGTGCTGCGATGGTAAGACACTTTGAAATGCAAAATGTTTTTTCAACTACTGGAAATTTAGCACTTACAAGAAGTAGAGATAAGTTAAGAAGTCTTCAAGTTCTTTCTAAAAATGGAGTAGATTTACCACGAACAGTTTTTGCTTCAAATAAATCAAATGCAAAAGATGTTATTGCTTTAAGTGGAGGAACACCTTTAATCTTAAAGATTTTAGAAGGTACGCAAGGTGTAGGTGTAGTTTTAGTTGATAGTAAAAAAGCTGCTAAGTCAGTTCTTGATGCATTTTATGGAATGGATGTAAATTTACTTGTACAAGAGTATATAGAAGAAGCAGGCGGAAGTGATATTAGAGTTTTTGTAGTAGATGGAGAAGTTGTTGCAGCTATGAAAAGACAAGGTGCTGAAGGAGATTTTAGATCAAATCTTCATCAAGGTGGAAATGCTACAATTTATAAATTAAATAGAAAAGAAAAAGTAACAGCAATTGCCGCAGCAAAAGCAATGGGACTTGGAGTTTGTGGTGTTGATATGATAATTTCAAAAAGAGGTCCTCTTGTAATGGAAGTAAACTCATCTCCAGGTCTTGAGGGAATAGAAAAATCTACAAATATAAATGTAGCAGCTAAAATTATGGATTACATAGAAAAGAATATAAAACCTAGTGATTCAACAAGTACTGTAAAAAGAAAAATTAAAAAAGATACTATAGGCGCGTAA
- a CDS encoding rhodanese-like domain-containing protein, which produces MNKLINLYPNEVEKLIDKNIIMIDVRRESEFYSTGIIKNSIPLTFFDDFGNYDIENWMNEFQKYVKSKDQEFVLICAHANRTRSIGNFLIDQGYTNVSHLYGGIAYWLDEGKETLAYKKS; this is translated from the coding sequence GTGAATAAATTAATAAATTTGTATCCAAATGAAGTAGAAAAACTTATTGATAAAAATATTATAATGATAGATGTAAGAAGAGAAAGTGAATTTTATAGTACAGGAATTATAAAAAATAGTATTCCTCTTACATTTTTTGATGATTTTGGTAACTACGATATAGAAAATTGGATGAATGAATTCCAAAAATATGTAAAATCAAAAGATCAAGAATTTGTTTTAATATGTGCACATGCAAATAGAACAAGATCTATTGGAAATTTCTTAATAGACCAAGGATATACAAACGTATCACATTTATATGGTGGAATAGCATATTGGTTAGACGAAGGAAAAGAGACTTTAGCTTATAAAAAAAGCTAA
- a CDS encoding thioredoxin family protein has translation MRKYFFVTLLTITALFSYEELTADNFDQKIKGKNVIIDFYAPWCPPCKVLANNLEDFEIQKPDNVEIFKVNIDNEVLLAKKYKVKKLPTIVYFKDGKEVKQEFGIRSVEELLETSKKEFN, from the coding sequence ATGAGAAAATATTTTTTTGTAACTTTGTTGACAATTACAGCATTGTTTTCTTACGAAGAATTAACAGCTGATAATTTTGACCAGAAAATAAAAGGTAAAAATGTGATTATTGACTTTTATGCACCTTGGTGTCCACCTTGTAAAGTTCTGGCAAATAATTTAGAGGATTTTGAAATTCAAAAGCCAGATAATGTTGAAATATTTAAAGTAAATATTGATAATGAGGTTTTGCTTGCAAAAAAATATAAAGTTAAAAAACTTCCAACTATAGTTTACTTTAAAGATGGAAAAGAGGTAAAACAAGAGTTTGGTATAAGAAGTGTTGAAGAACTTTTAGAAACAAGTAAAAAAGAGTTTAATTAA